The Niallia alba genome includes a window with the following:
- a CDS encoding transposase: MKRIKHSKEFKLQVIKEAQDTGKNTLVARRYDLNPNMVSRWVREYKDGKFGEVDVAVLPDIDSKELSKENEKLKMLLGEKDLEIAILRDLIKKKNPHLLKSMK; this comes from the coding sequence ATGAAACGAATAAAACATTCTAAAGAATTTAAATTACAAGTCATCAAGGAAGCCCAAGACACAGGGAAGAATACCCTTGTAGCTCGCCGGTATGATCTGAATCCCAATATGGTTAGTCGCTGGGTTCGTGAATACAAAGATGGTAAATTTGGTGAAGTAGATGTGGCTGTGCTGCCAGATATAGACTCCAAAGAATTATCCAAAGAAAATGAAAAACTTAAAATGTTATTAGGTGAAAAAGACCTTGAAATAGCGATCCTGAGGGATCTTATAAAAAAGAAAAACCCTCACTTGCTGAAAAGCATGAAGTAG
- a CDS encoding IS3 family transposase: MQKGYSISKVLKIIGIPRSTYYYQKNYRVEEKKVSEGRPAPGYSIQEDGQKISDEQIKEFLLEEIAGDCYNYGYRKLTKVLRRKYKLKINKKKVYRICKELGILRPQRQKKVSYPRKLARNRIITRSNQLWEADIKYGFIEGEDRFFFVMSIIDVYDRGIITYHMGLSCTGDDVKQTLKRALLKRQQYDELEKPVIRTDNGPQFISHTFEKFCEDSKIEHERIPPRTPNMNAHIESFHRIFEDDCLSRWQFETYTEAYQEVMNFMEFYNERRMHSSILDLSPKEFYQKQDSLVIKEVRV; this comes from the coding sequence ATTCAAAAAGGCTACTCGATTTCAAAGGTGCTTAAAATCATAGGTATTCCTCGATCCACATACTATTATCAAAAGAATTATCGTGTTGAGGAGAAAAAAGTAAGTGAGGGACGTCCAGCACCAGGTTATTCGATCCAAGAGGACGGTCAAAAGATATCAGACGAACAGATTAAAGAATTTCTACTAGAAGAGATTGCCGGTGATTGCTATAACTATGGTTATCGCAAACTCACTAAGGTCTTAAGGCGAAAATACAAACTTAAAATTAACAAGAAAAAAGTATACCGGATTTGTAAAGAATTGGGCATCTTACGCCCACAGCGCCAAAAGAAAGTCTCATACCCTAGGAAACTAGCAAGAAATCGCATTATTACAAGATCTAATCAGCTATGGGAAGCTGACATTAAATATGGCTTTATCGAAGGTGAGGATCGCTTTTTCTTTGTCATGTCCATCATCGATGTTTATGACAGGGGCATCATTACCTATCATATGGGATTAAGCTGCACTGGAGATGATGTCAAACAGACACTGAAAAGGGCATTATTAAAACGCCAACAATATGATGAATTGGAAAAACCTGTAATCCGAACAGACAATGGACCGCAGTTTATTTCCCATACTTTTGAAAAGTTTTGTGAAGATTCCAAAATTGAGCACGAAAGAATTCCACCAAGAACACCAAATATGAATGCTCATATTGAGTCTTTCCATCGCATTTTTGAGGACGATTGCCTATCCAGATGGCAGTTTGAAACCTACACAGAAGCATATCAAGAAGTCATGAATTTTATGGAGTTCTACAACGAGAGACGTATGCATTCTAGTATACTAGATTTGTCACCAAAGGAATTCTATCAAAAACAAGATTCATTGGTGATCAAGGAGGTTCGAGTGTAA
- a CDS encoding SMI1/KNR4 family protein, whose product MDIWKEDESSYTLSRLTNEDINLAEKHFNVKLPKAYINLLKQKNGGELHYNALPISLDRWENDNHIIIDHLLGIKENNGIMETDYYVKEWEIKRRNIILLSGDGHEWLALDYDKTEEPKVIFIQTDNERIIEIYSSFDKMLENLYLHEEIEEEMQEDDEGEEVISYTLEEARKLVLSQEKIDVLTGIEAFNNMLYDEEILAEQLDNILRLLKHSDQEIVDEAGIAAWKMIISSYDINKEYLDKLISEFEKSDNQLFKTFLELMGDYIKENGK is encoded by the coding sequence ATGGATATCTGGAAAGAAGACGAGAGTAGTTATACTTTAAGTCGTTTAACGAACGAAGATATTAATCTAGCAGAAAAGCATTTTAATGTGAAGCTTCCTAAAGCATATATAAATCTTTTAAAGCAAAAAAACGGTGGAGAATTACATTATAATGCATTACCAATATCCCTGGATCGATGGGAAAATGATAACCATATTATAATAGACCACTTATTAGGAATAAAAGAAAATAACGGAATTATGGAAACAGATTATTATGTGAAAGAATGGGAAATCAAAAGGAGAAATATCATTTTATTAAGTGGGGATGGGCATGAATGGCTTGCGTTAGATTACGATAAAACAGAAGAGCCTAAAGTGATATTCATACAAACAGATAATGAGAGGATAATAGAAATATATTCTTCATTTGATAAGATGCTAGAAAATCTCTATCTTCACGAAGAAATAGAGGAAGAAATGCAAGAAGATGATGAGGGAGAAGAAGTGATATCCTATACCTTGGAAGAAGCGAGAAAGTTAGTATTAAGTCAAGAAAAAATAGATGTTCTAACAGGGATAGAGGCATTCAATAACATGCTTTATGATGAAGAAATCTTAGCAGAACAACTTGATAATATCTTAAGATTATTAAAACATTCTGATCAAGAGATAGTTGATGAAGCTGGAATAGCAGCATGGAAGATGATAATTTCTAGTTATGACATTAATAAAGAATATCTAGACAAACTTATAAGCGAATTTGAAAAAAGTGATAATCAATTGTTTAAAACATTTTTAGAACTAATGGGTGATTACATAAAAGAAAATGGGAAGTAA
- a CDS encoding IS3 family transposase: MQKGYSISKVLKIIGIPRSTYYYQKNYRVEEKKVSEGRPAPGYSIQEDGQKISDEQIKEFLLEEIAGDCYNYGYRKLTKVLRRKYKLKINKKKVYRICKELGILRPQRQKKVSYPRKLARNRIITRSNQLWEADIKYGFIEGEDRFFFVMSIIDVYDRGIITYHMGLSCTGDDVKQTLKRALLKRQQYDELEKPVIRTDNGPQFISHTFEKFCEDSKIEHERIPPRTPNMNAHIESFHRIFEDDCLSRWQFETYTEAYQEVMNFMEFYNERRMHSSILDLSPKEFYQKQDSLVIKEVRV; this comes from the coding sequence ATTCAAAAAGGCTACTCGATTTCAAAGGTGCTTAAAATCATAGGTATTCCTCGATCCACATACTATTATCAAAAGAATTATCGTGTTGAGGAGAAAAAAGTAAGTGAGGGACGTCCAGCACCAGGTTATTCGATCCAAGAGGACGGTCAAAAGATATCAGACGAACAGATTAAAGAATTTCTACTAGAAGAGATTGCCGGTGATTGCTATAACTATGGTTATCGCAAACTCACTAAGGTCTTAAGGCGAAAATACAAACTTAAAATTAACAAGAAAAAAGTATACCGGATTTGTAAAGAATTGGGCATCTTACGCCCACAGCGCCAAAAGAAAGTCTCATACCCTAGGAAACTAGCAAGAAATCGCATTATTACAAGATCTAATCAGCTATGGGAAGCTGACATTAAATATGGCTTTATCGAAGGTGAGGATCGCTTTTTCTTTGTCATGTCCATCATCGATGTTTATGACAGGGGCATCATTACCTATCATATGGGATTAAGCTGCACTGGAGATGATGTCAAACAGACACTGAAAAGGGCATTATTAAAACGCCAACAATATGATGAATTGGAAAAACCTGTAATCCGAACAGACAATGGACCGCAGTTTATTTCCCATACTTTTGAAAAGTTTTGTGAAGATTCCAAAATTGAGCACGAAAGAATTCCACCAAGAACACCAAATATGAATGCTCATATTGAGTCTTTCCATCGCATTTTTGAGGACGATTGCCTATCCAGATGGCAGTTTGAAACCTACACAGAAGCATATCAAGAAGTCATGAATTTTATGGAGTTCTACAACGAGAGACGTATGCATTCTAGTATACTAGATTTGTCACCAAAGGAATTCTATCAAAAACAAGATTCATTGGTGATCAAGGAGGTTCGGGTGTAA
- a CDS encoding AraC family transcriptional regulator → MNKKTLKEQSTHGTPLFPLHIYSKVREREYHVDFHWHEELEFIFVENGVMEITINAETLQVAKGQFLFINSGDLHKVTSKGPSIHHAIVFHPQILNFDYPDISQSSIINPISKGFLRFPSTAEIKEDVKKYIVDKLKTIIALNNAESDLAALRIKITLLEIILGLYENQLFGKLQTNIKEKQENIKKVITYIQDNYDKKILLEDLASLLNMNKNYFSKYFHTAIGKTPIPYINEYRCERAAELLKSSDLKVLDISFIVGFENFSYFIRKFKEHKRYSPTQYRKKFYMENVQ, encoded by the coding sequence ATGAATAAGAAAACTTTAAAAGAACAGTCCACACATGGTACTCCATTATTTCCGTTGCACATATACAGCAAGGTTAGAGAAAGAGAATACCATGTAGACTTCCATTGGCATGAGGAACTAGAGTTTATTTTTGTTGAAAACGGAGTAATGGAGATAACTATAAATGCAGAAACATTACAAGTTGCAAAGGGGCAGTTTCTTTTTATCAATTCTGGTGACTTACATAAAGTTACCTCAAAAGGCCCCTCCATTCACCATGCCATAGTATTTCATCCGCAAATATTAAATTTTGACTATCCTGATATAAGTCAAAGTTCTATTATTAATCCTATCAGTAAAGGATTTCTGCGTTTTCCATCTACTGCTGAAATTAAGGAGGACGTAAAGAAATATATAGTCGATAAGCTTAAAACAATCATTGCATTAAACAATGCTGAATCTGACTTAGCTGCCTTAAGAATTAAGATCACATTGCTAGAAATTATTTTAGGGCTTTATGAGAACCAACTTTTTGGAAAATTACAAACGAACATTAAAGAGAAGCAAGAAAACATAAAAAAAGTAATTACCTATATCCAGGATAATTACGATAAAAAAATATTACTGGAAGACTTAGCTTCTCTTTTAAATATGAACAAAAACTATTTCTCTAAATATTTTCATACAGCCATTGGAAAAACACCCATCCCCTATATTAATGAATATCGATGTGAAAGAGCTGCTGAGTTATTAAAAAGCAGTGACCTAAAAGTCTTGGATATTTCCTTTATAGTTGGTTTTGAAAATTTCAGCTATTTTATTCGTAAATTTAAAGAACATAAACGTTACTCCCCAACCCAATATAGAAAGAAATTTTATATGGAGAATGTGCAATAA
- a CDS encoding glycoside hydrolase family 13 protein, giving the protein MEKFQQKWWHKSVIYQIYPRSFNDSNGDGIGDIKGMIQKLDYLKKLGIDVIWLSPVYESPNVDNGYDISDYHSILAEYGTMDDMNKLLLESHERGIKIIMDLVVNHTSDQHPWFIEAKKSKDNPFRDYYIWRDSVNGQEPNELNSNFGGSAWEYDESTGQYYLHFYSKQQPDLNWENEEMKQSIWDMMNFWIDKGISGFRMDVIDLIGKEPDNLIKENGPKLHGYLQEMYHNTFGKHDLLTVGETWGATTGNAKLYSDPNRKELNMVFQFEHMQLDKVPGKQRWDLKKLELVELKQVLSKWQYALDQEGWNSLFWNNHDLPRIVSRWGNDREYRVESAKMLATLLHGMKGTPYVYQGEEIGMTNAAFDSIDDYIDIETQNIYKERIKAGFSEEEIMRSFYLKARDNARTPMQWSDEKNAGFSTGKPWMKLNPNYTFINVENTLNDKNSIFYHYQKLINMRKNNTTLIYGTYHLLNPEDDSIYAYERILENKKILIVCNFYEHEKEFSYEMSNNSKAEILISNYNNSSLDLKKIKLRSYEAIMYEVKEGKV; this is encoded by the coding sequence ATGGAAAAATTTCAGCAAAAATGGTGGCATAAAAGTGTAATATACCAAATATATCCTCGTAGCTTTAATGACAGTAACGGTGATGGAATTGGTGATATAAAAGGTATGATACAAAAATTAGATTACTTGAAAAAACTAGGGATTGATGTTATTTGGTTAAGCCCTGTTTATGAATCTCCTAATGTTGATAATGGCTATGATATAAGTGACTATCATTCTATTTTGGCTGAATATGGAACAATGGATGATATGAATAAACTGTTATTGGAGAGTCATGAGCGAGGCATAAAAATTATTATGGATTTAGTTGTAAACCACACTTCAGATCAGCATCCATGGTTCATTGAAGCTAAGAAATCAAAAGATAACCCCTTTAGAGATTATTATATTTGGCGTGATTCGGTAAATGGTCAGGAGCCAAATGAACTTAATTCTAATTTTGGTGGATCAGCTTGGGAATATGATGAAAGTACAGGTCAATATTATTTACACTTTTATAGCAAACAGCAACCTGATTTAAATTGGGAAAATGAAGAGATGAAACAGAGCATTTGGGACATGATGAATTTCTGGATTGATAAAGGTATAAGTGGTTTTCGCATGGATGTCATTGATTTAATAGGGAAGGAACCAGATAACCTTATTAAGGAAAATGGTCCCAAGTTACACGGTTATTTGCAAGAAATGTATCATAATACTTTCGGAAAACACGATTTACTAACTGTTGGGGAAACATGGGGAGCAACAACAGGGAATGCAAAATTATATTCTGATCCTAACCGAAAAGAATTAAATATGGTGTTTCAATTTGAACATATGCAATTAGATAAGGTACCAGGTAAGCAAAGATGGGATTTAAAGAAATTAGAATTAGTCGAGTTAAAACAGGTATTAAGTAAATGGCAATACGCTCTTGATCAAGAAGGGTGGAATAGCCTATTTTGGAACAATCATGACTTACCAAGGATTGTATCTAGATGGGGCAATGATCGTGAATATCGGGTCGAATCAGCAAAGATGTTGGCAACCTTATTACATGGAATGAAGGGTACACCCTATGTTTATCAGGGAGAAGAAATTGGTATGACGAATGCTGCTTTTGACTCAATTGATGACTACATCGACATTGAAACTCAAAATATCTATAAAGAACGGATAAAAGCTGGTTTTAGTGAAGAAGAAATTATGAGATCGTTTTATTTGAAAGCAAGAGACAATGCGAGAACGCCGATGCAATGGTCTGATGAAAAAAATGCTGGTTTTTCTACAGGGAAACCATGGATGAAACTAAATCCCAATTACACTTTTATCAATGTCGAAAATACTCTCAATGATAAAAATTCTATTTTCTATCACTATCAAAAATTAATCAATATGAGGAAGAATAATACTACTCTTATTTATGGTACTTATCATCTTCTCAATCCTGAGGATGACAGTATTTACGCCTATGAACGTATTTTAGAGAATAAGAAAATTTTAATTGTTTGTAACTTTTACGAGCATGAGAAAGAGTTTTCTTATGAAATGTCTAATAACTCAAAAGCAGAGATATTAATTAGTAATTACAATAACTCAAGTTTAGATCTAAAAAAGATAAAATTGCGGTCTTACGAAGCTATTATGTATGAAGTTAAAGAAGGAAAGGTTTGA
- a CDS encoding GNAT family N-acetyltransferase, protein MPTLEEYKYLCDSVGWTDYMNFEVAETSLSNSIYCLTVKDNEQIIGMGRIVGDGAIYFYIQDIVVYPDYQKKGIGNEIMNRLVEYLHENAPDKAFVGLFASQGKEPFYEKYKMKDYSPNMTGMFTVISK, encoded by the coding sequence ATGCCAACATTGGAAGAATACAAATATTTGTGTGACTCTGTGGGATGGACTGATTATATGAATTTTGAAGTGGCGGAAACATCCTTAAGTAATTCTATTTACTGCCTCACAGTCAAAGATAATGAACAAATTATAGGGATGGGCAGAATTGTTGGCGATGGGGCTATTTATTTCTATATTCAAGATATAGTAGTTTATCCTGATTATCAGAAAAAGGGTATAGGAAATGAAATAATGAATCGTTTGGTTGAATACTTACATGAAAATGCCCCAGACAAGGCATTTGTTGGTTTGTTTGCCTCGCAAGGTAAAGAACCGTTCTATGAGAAATATAAGATGAAAGACTACTCACCGAATATGACAGGGATGTTCACTGTCATTTCAAAATAG
- a CDS encoding TetR/AcrR family transcriptional regulator, whose protein sequence is MKHRTTDLRVLRTKELIRNSLVELMEEKGFEAITVKDITVKAKINRGTFYAHYQDKYDLMTKCQEEMMQEMSNIVKQNFPKMIANLKTDSSSLVSFTPAVLIFAYLNENSGFVKAALSPKGDLSFQIKLKEFIWNLLLENSPYPLIKKENLLVPVDYLVSYITSAHLGVIQQWLNGGRKETPEEMAQILSTITMNGPFFAAGLKK, encoded by the coding sequence TTGAAGCATCGCACTACAGATTTAAGGGTATTACGAACAAAAGAATTAATACGCAATTCATTGGTAGAATTAATGGAGGAAAAAGGATTTGAAGCAATTACTGTTAAAGATATTACAGTTAAAGCTAAAATTAACAGAGGAACCTTTTATGCACACTATCAGGATAAATACGATTTAATGACAAAATGTCAGGAAGAAATGATGCAGGAAATGTCAAACATAGTGAAACAAAACTTCCCAAAAATGATTGCTAACCTTAAAACAGACTCATCCTCGTTAGTATCTTTTACTCCTGCCGTTCTTATTTTTGCATACTTAAATGAAAATAGCGGATTTGTGAAAGCAGCGTTAAGTCCAAAAGGAGATTTATCGTTCCAAATAAAATTGAAAGAGTTTATTTGGAACTTATTACTCGAAAACAGCCCCTATCCCCTTATAAAAAAGGAAAACTTACTTGTTCCCGTGGACTATTTAGTATCTTATATAACATCTGCTCATTTAGGTGTAATTCAGCAATGGTTGAATGGTGGAAGAAAAGAGACTCCCGAAGAGATGGCTCAAATCCTATCAACCATTACAATGAATGGACCATTTTTTGCAGCAGGATTAAAAAAATAA
- a CDS encoding YhgE/Pip domain-containing protein: MFKNKLVLITPIIAFAVIFIFSLTLFPLVQPQPKNLPIAIVNEDEGMEMPNQSKVNMGEKIVKSIQESSASTTDEDPAVKWVEVKNTEEVQKGLDNQAYYAALIIPKEFSAKQASLQTTTPSSPEVEILINQGMNTAASTAAAQILTGIVDNLNNNVRNQLLEGFENLGVTLTTEQVSSLVIPITIEATNVNEIGENSANGNSPVSLFQPLWMASIASAAIIFMAVRKMPINTRKENFMIKIGQILIGAIIAIVIGFGFTWIAEGMVGLTIPNYMDTALFLTIASLSFFLMVSAVLSLVGFKGISIFVLLLFFGAPLLSLAPEMMSPFYQDWIYAWMPMRFMVDGLRELFFFGKGLSWNTPVSVLVWIAVGGIFVILGSALRGGMLVVEKVDMSK; encoded by the coding sequence ATGTTCAAAAATAAACTGGTACTTATAACGCCAATTATTGCATTCGCAGTTATCTTTATTTTTTCACTAACCTTATTTCCTTTGGTACAGCCTCAACCAAAAAATTTGCCAATAGCAATTGTGAATGAAGATGAAGGGATGGAAATGCCCAATCAGTCTAAGGTAAATATGGGCGAAAAAATCGTAAAAAGTATCCAAGAAAGTTCAGCATCAACAACGGATGAAGATCCTGCAGTAAAGTGGGTAGAAGTAAAAAACACAGAGGAAGTACAAAAAGGATTGGATAATCAAGCGTATTATGCAGCATTGATTATTCCGAAAGAATTTAGTGCAAAGCAGGCATCCTTGCAAACTACAACACCTTCATCACCAGAAGTTGAAATATTAATAAATCAAGGAATGAATACCGCAGCTTCAACCGCAGCAGCACAAATATTGACCGGGATAGTTGATAATTTGAACAATAATGTTCGCAATCAACTACTAGAAGGTTTTGAGAATCTAGGTGTTACTTTAACAACAGAACAGGTTTCTAGTTTGGTAATACCAATTACAATAGAAGCTACAAATGTTAATGAAATAGGCGAAAATAGTGCAAATGGCAATTCACCCGTTTCCTTGTTTCAACCATTATGGATGGCAAGTATTGCTAGTGCTGCCATAATATTTATGGCGGTTAGAAAAATGCCAATCAATACTCGAAAAGAAAACTTCATGATAAAGATCGGGCAAATCTTAATAGGTGCTATTATAGCAATAGTAATTGGATTTGGTTTTACATGGATAGCAGAAGGAATGGTAGGATTAACTATACCTAATTACATGGATACAGCCTTGTTTCTAACCATTGCCTCTTTGAGTTTCTTCTTAATGGTATCAGCAGTACTTTCATTGGTAGGATTTAAGGGAATTAGTATCTTTGTATTATTATTATTTTTCGGAGCACCTTTATTATCACTGGCACCTGAAATGATGTCGCCGTTTTATCAAGATTGGATATACGCTTGGATGCCAATGCGTTTTATGGTCGATGGACTTAGAGAATTATTTTTCTTTGGAAAAGGTTTATCATGGAATACTCCAGTTTCCGTCCTTGTATGGATTGCAGTGGGGGGAATCTTTGTTATATTAGGCTCGGCATTACGAGGAGGAATGCTGGTAGTGGAAAAAGTCGATATGTCTAAGTAA
- a CDS encoding LacI family DNA-binding transcriptional regulator has protein sequence MVTIKDIARLSKVSTATVSRILNNDPTLSVTEDTRNRVIEIVNELNYKPLRKKSSKVGNKQMDVYQIGLIMLNDETIDPYFQSIRHGIENTCHQYSFTITSTMMVGKSNITAESLSDLDGLIVIGDIDINDLTKIYNKNDHIVAVDYLPQGTNIDVVISDFEGATQQVVDHLFTLGHTDIAYLGGKGNVYELVENKTIKKEDTRKCTFEKIMKDKGLYNPAKVLEGDWGSTSGYMLTKQLMESEMLGSAIVVGSDPMAIGVLRALHEAGIKVPDDVSVFGFDDIEAAAFINPPLSTVRVHGNEMGKTAVKLLYDRLKGREIPIKAVLPAQLILRDSVGERKK, from the coding sequence ATGGTAACAATAAAAGACATAGCAAGACTTTCTAAAGTTTCTACGGCAACGGTTTCAAGAATTCTGAACAATGATCCAACGCTATCGGTTACAGAGGACACAAGAAATAGGGTTATAGAAATAGTCAACGAATTGAATTATAAACCATTACGAAAGAAAAGTTCAAAAGTAGGCAACAAGCAAATGGATGTCTACCAAATTGGGCTCATTATGTTAAATGACGAAACCATTGACCCATATTTTCAGTCCATTCGTCATGGAATAGAAAATACCTGCCACCAATATTCTTTTACAATCACTTCCACTATGATGGTTGGGAAAAGCAATATTACAGCAGAAAGTTTAAGTGATTTGGATGGTCTAATTGTGATTGGTGACATTGATATCAATGATTTAACAAAGATTTACAATAAAAATGATCATATTGTTGCAGTGGATTATCTTCCTCAAGGTACAAATATTGATGTGGTCATTTCAGATTTTGAAGGCGCTACCCAACAAGTAGTAGACCACTTGTTTACACTGGGTCATACAGATATTGCTTATTTAGGAGGTAAAGGCAATGTTTATGAATTAGTAGAAAACAAGACAATTAAAAAAGAAGATACAAGGAAATGTACTTTTGAAAAAATAATGAAAGACAAAGGTTTGTATAATCCTGCTAAAGTGTTAGAAGGTGATTGGGGATCTACTAGCGGCTACATGTTGACAAAACAGCTAATGGAAAGTGAAATGCTGGGAAGTGCTATTGTAGTGGGGAGTGATCCTATGGCAATCGGAGTGCTTCGTGCACTGCATGAAGCTGGTATTAAGGTACCAGATGATGTTTCTGTATTCGGTTTTGATGATATTGAGGCTGCTGCATTTATTAATCCTCCTCTTTCTACCGTAAGAGTGCATGGTAACGAAATGGGGAAAACAGCCGTAAAGTTGCTTTACGATCGTCTGAAAGGGAGAGAGATACCTATAAAAGCTGTTCTTCCAGCACAATTAATCTTGCGTGACAGTGTTGGTGAAAGGAAGAAATAA
- a CDS encoding ABC transporter substrate-binding protein produces the protein MKKTISLLATSVLSISLLAGCGGDNAEGQNGKVKIEFFHYKREGMDTFDKLIEKFEGENPNIDVEQTSPPEATTVLRTRVSKSDIPDVMGIGGDITYKDLAETGVFTDVSNDTNLKSIQSAYVQMLKDVSNQDKTYAIPYVANAVGVIYNKAIFKDLGLEIPKTWDGFMDVAQKVKDAGQVPFYNTYKDSWTLLSAFNVLAANTQGEDFYTQLNDGKILAGERYEDAAEKMVALSDYGHNNQQGVGYNDGNTAFANGKSAMYLQGIWAIPEIKKANPDIDLGVFPLPVTNNPEETKVVSGVDLLLATAASSKHPEEAQKFVDFLLREENAKQYIDEQNAFSALEGITQDDPSVAELKESFEKGALADFPDHYIPNGVVPDKTLQTLVMDKDVDAFLEKIQKDWEKVQSRQ, from the coding sequence ATGAAGAAGACAATTTCGTTACTTGCAACAAGTGTATTATCTATTTCGTTACTTGCAGGATGTGGTGGCGATAATGCAGAGGGACAAAACGGAAAGGTGAAAATTGAATTTTTCCATTATAAGCGTGAAGGGATGGATACATTTGATAAATTAATTGAGAAGTTTGAAGGGGAGAATCCTAATATTGATGTCGAGCAAACAAGTCCACCTGAAGCTACTACTGTATTGCGTACGAGAGTATCCAAATCGGATATTCCTGATGTGATGGGAATTGGAGGAGATATAACATATAAAGATTTGGCAGAAACAGGTGTATTCACAGATGTTTCCAATGATACAAACCTAAAATCGATTCAGTCGGCATATGTTCAAATGCTAAAAGATGTATCTAACCAAGACAAAACATACGCTATTCCTTACGTAGCCAATGCAGTAGGGGTTATCTACAATAAAGCGATTTTTAAAGACTTGGGTTTAGAAATACCGAAAACATGGGATGGGTTTATGGATGTAGCACAAAAGGTTAAAGATGCTGGACAGGTTCCGTTCTATAACACGTATAAAGATTCTTGGACTCTTCTCTCAGCTTTTAATGTTCTTGCAGCTAATACGCAAGGCGAAGATTTTTATACTCAGTTAAATGATGGAAAGATTCTTGCTGGAGAAAGATATGAAGATGCGGCAGAAAAAATGGTAGCATTATCTGACTACGGTCATAATAATCAACAGGGTGTGGGTTATAATGACGGCAATACCGCTTTTGCAAATGGTAAATCTGCTATGTATCTTCAAGGAATATGGGCAATTCCTGAAATTAAGAAAGCTAACCCTGATATTGATTTAGGTGTTTTTCCTTTACCTGTAACAAATAATCCAGAGGAAACGAAAGTAGTGTCTGGTGTTGATTTACTGTTAGCGACTGCAGCCTCATCCAAGCACCCTGAGGAAGCGCAAAAATTTGTTGATTTTCTTCTTCGAGAAGAAAATGCAAAACAATATATTGACGAACAGAATGCTTTCTCTGCACTTGAAGGAATTACTCAAGATGATCCAAGTGTTGCTGAACTAAAAGAAAGCTTTGAAAAAGGAGCACTTGCTGACTTTCCTGATCACTATATTCCAAATGGTGTAGTACCAGATAAAACATTGCAAACATTAGTAATGGATAAGGATGTAGATGCTTTCCTTGAAAAGATTCAAAAGGACTGGGAAAAAGTCCAAAGTCGTCAATAA